Proteins encoded by one window of Pigmentiphaga litoralis:
- a CDS encoding enoyl-CoA hydratase, which yields MSESLVLTDTQGRVGLITLNRPKALNALNDALMDELGAALLAFDANEDIGAIVITGSEKAFAAGADIGAMKDWTYMDVFGADYITRNWETIRKVRKPVIGAVAGYALGGGCELAMMCDILIAADTAKFGQPEIKIGILPGAGGTQRLPRAVGKAKAMDLVLTARMMDAAEAERAGLVSRVVPADKLMEEAMDAATVIASMSLPAVMMAKEAVNRAYEAPLNDGLLFERRMFHSLFGTHDQKEGMTAFMEKRKPEFRNK from the coding sequence ATGAGCGAATCGCTGGTACTGACCGACACCCAAGGCCGTGTTGGCCTGATCACCCTGAACCGCCCCAAGGCGCTCAATGCCCTGAACGACGCGTTGATGGACGAGCTGGGCGCCGCGTTGCTCGCCTTCGACGCGAACGAGGACATTGGTGCGATCGTGATCACCGGGTCGGAAAAAGCGTTCGCCGCCGGCGCAGACATTGGCGCCATGAAAGACTGGACCTATATGGATGTCTTTGGCGCCGACTACATCACCCGCAACTGGGAAACCATCCGCAAGGTCCGCAAGCCGGTGATCGGCGCGGTGGCAGGGTACGCACTGGGGGGCGGTTGCGAGCTGGCCATGATGTGCGACATTCTGATCGCGGCAGACACGGCCAAGTTCGGCCAGCCCGAAATCAAGATCGGCATCCTGCCGGGCGCCGGCGGGACCCAGCGGCTGCCACGCGCGGTGGGCAAGGCCAAGGCCATGGACCTGGTGCTGACCGCAAGAATGATGGACGCCGCCGAAGCGGAGCGCGCGGGCCTCGTGTCCCGTGTGGTTCCCGCCGACAAACTGATGGAAGAGGCGATGGACGCCGCAACGGTCATTGCGTCGATGTCCTTGCCCGCAGTGATGATGGCCAAGGAAGCGGTCAACCGCGCGTACGAAGCGCCTCTGAATGACGGCCTGCTGTTCGAGCGCCGGATGTTCCACTCCCTGTTCGGCACGCACGACCAGAAAGAGGGCATGACGGCGTTCATGGAAAAGCGGAAGCCGGAGTTTCGCAATAAGTAA